CTGTATATGTTTGTGGCTGGATTCTACACATACTCAATCTTTGCTCTGATCTTCTGGGAAACAAGACGTTCTGATTTTGGAGTTTCAATGGGTCATCACATCGCTACTCTTATTCTTATAGTCCTCTCATACGTATGTAGGTATATGCTTCCCATCATCACACTCCTACTCTACAATGGCGTCCTTTTGCTCCACATTgttttgatcttcttcttcttctttttatagcTTCTCTCGTGTTGGTTCGGTTGTTCTGGCACTTCACGACGCAAGTGATGTGTTTCTTGAAGTTGGGAAAATGTCTAAATATAGTGGAGCTGAAGGGATCGCAAGCTTTTCATTCATTCTTTTTGTTATATCTTGGATCATTCTCCGCCTCATTTACTATCCCTTTTGGATCCTATGGAGCACAAGGTGTATATAATTGATCTCCTTTTATAGTTCTCTCGAATGTTTTTCTCCTTATGTGtgtatataaatgttttgttgCAGCTATGAAGTAGTTTTGGAACTAGACAAGGACAAGCACCCGGTGGAAGGACCAATATACTACTACATGTTCAACACTCTTCTCTATTGCCTACTTGTTCTTCATATATATTGGTGGGTGTTGATGTATCGGATGCTTGTGAAACAAATACAAGACAGAGGCAAGCTTAGTGAAGATGTTAGATCCGGTAAGCttagtttataatatttaaaaatctgttttttttttgtcaaatcgAGAAGTGATCTTCAaggttgttttttgtttgttttgtagattCTGAAGGTGAAGATGAGCATGAGGATTGATTGATAACAAACGTATAGGAGGAGCTTATGAAATGTATAAACTTTGGCATATTCTCTTAATGGTTCTGATCACTGATGGATGTTAAGGGTGGAGACCGAGTCTTCAAACTCCAACACTGGACCAGCTCATGGACAGAATGGATTAACCATATCTAATTTGGCGATTTACTGAATTGTACATTGAACAGCTTCAGTATCTGCTTTGATTGTATTGTAATAATGTATTGTATTGTATTGTATTGTATTGTATTCATTGTATCATTTCACTATCAGTAACATCATTGATAAATCTGTAAAGTATATTCATGTTCTTACTAATATTTTGGTggttgaattttaatttaaatatggtTGATATTTCTTCTTTCACGTTTATTTTGCTTCAAAACTACACATCCAAACTcgaattatttaattttgaaatattcttcagattttttttaattatttgttgaTAAAATCTATAATTGACtaattaaactaatattttttggaCATTGTAAAAGTAAGCAACTTTGGCTTTGTCTAAGAATGAAAAATGGAGCTGGCATATTCCTTTTGGAAAAATATTACTCAATATTAAAAGGTAAGGAAAGCAAAaggagaaataaaataaaaagaagaatatgATTCCACAGCAACAAGTCCTTTTGATTGATTCTTGTTAAGGTACTAAACTTGCAACTCATTAACACCATAGAAACCAAGTTGTATAAAAAGATATTTGTATATAACAGAAGTATATGTACATTAAttacaacaaaaagaaatatcttT
The nucleotide sequence above comes from Brassica napus cultivar Da-Ae chromosome A9, Da-Ae, whole genome shotgun sequence. Encoded proteins:
- the LOC106434774 gene encoding ceramide synthase 1 LOH3; this translates as MGLLESVKSIDWELESPPVYQDFRVLPLFAVFFPSVRFLLDRFVFEKLAKHLIYGKQRQNLGDDATERNKKIRKFKESAWKCVYYLSAEILALSVTYNEPWFMNTKYFWVGPGDQSWPDQQTKLKLKLLYMFVAGFYTYSIFALIFWETRRSDFGVSMGHHIATLILIVLSYVCSFSRVGSVVLALHDASDVFLEVGKMSKYSGAEGIASFSFILFVISWIILRLIYYPFWILWSTSYEVVLELDKDKHPVEGPIYYYMFNTLLYCLLVLHIYWWVLMYRMLVKQIQDRGKLSEDVRSDSEGEDEHED